A stretch of the Flavobacterium sp. 5 genome encodes the following:
- a CDS encoding alpha-amylase family glycosyl hydrolase yields the protein MKKTILISILLFGFSLTIQAKNTEIYPTNWWTGMKTNSVQLLIRSTDDSFTTDNVKINYPGVSIIKTYSFSNKKYIAVDIVIAPETVAGDVIIELNQKSGKQKIKWPIYNRRVGNGTQYAQGVTSSDFIYLAMPDRFSNGDPSNDRVKGMRDQSLNRNEMYDRHGGDLQGVINNLDYIQGLGLTTLWLTPVMENDMAKRTEHGYAITNHYKIDARYGGDALYEKLSDQLHARGMKLIFDAVYNHMGSYNFLELDPPANDWVHRWPAYTQTNYREITLFDPYGSKSDKKRMSDGWFDTIMPDINQDNLFMANFIIQNCIWHIEKFGIDGVRLDTYTYNDLDFANRCNKAIMDEFPKMTIYGEVMVHGVANQAYFEQNNIDATFKSNLPSVVDFQSLYYGIIPALTEPFGWTTGVNRLYYTLSSDFLSKNSMQKVLLLDNHDEPRFFSVVGENVEKQKIGFQWLLTCRGVPQLYYGSEVLVKGFKAPDGLVRADFPGGWKEDTKNAFTGKGMTDDEKSTQELVRKLANFRKNASALKTGKMMQYIPVDGLYVYFRYDENQTIMCVMNASNSEKEIDFQKYDERTTGFKSAKNVVTDEVLPSLDKRIIPAMKMWVLELNK from the coding sequence ATGAAAAAAACGATTTTAATTTCAATACTATTGTTTGGTTTTTCTTTGACGATTCAAGCAAAAAACACCGAAATTTATCCAACGAATTGGTGGACGGGTATGAAGACCAATTCAGTCCAATTACTCATTCGAAGTACTGATGATTCTTTTACTACAGATAATGTCAAAATTAATTATCCAGGGGTTAGCATTATTAAAACCTATTCATTTTCCAACAAAAAATACATTGCAGTTGATATTGTCATTGCGCCCGAAACAGTAGCTGGTGATGTGATTATAGAATTGAATCAAAAAAGCGGAAAGCAAAAAATAAAATGGCCAATCTATAATAGGAGAGTAGGCAATGGAACACAATATGCGCAAGGTGTTACCTCTAGCGACTTTATCTATTTAGCTATGCCGGATCGTTTCAGCAACGGAGATCCATCCAATGACAGAGTTAAAGGAATGAGGGATCAATCTCTTAACCGAAACGAAATGTACGATCGTCATGGAGGAGACTTACAAGGTGTGATTAATAATCTCGATTATATTCAAGGGCTTGGCTTAACTACATTGTGGCTTACTCCGGTTATGGAAAATGATATGGCTAAGAGAACCGAACACGGATACGCTATTACCAATCATTATAAAATTGATGCCCGATATGGTGGCGATGCTCTGTACGAAAAGTTGAGTGATCAATTACATGCAAGAGGAATGAAGCTTATTTTCGATGCCGTTTACAATCATATGGGTTCGTATAATTTTTTAGAATTGGACCCGCCAGCAAATGATTGGGTTCATCGTTGGCCTGCTTATACACAAACTAATTATAGAGAAATTACATTGTTTGATCCGTATGGTTCCAAATCGGATAAAAAAAGAATGAGTGATGGTTGGTTTGATACTATAATGCCAGATATCAATCAGGATAATCTTTTTATGGCCAATTTCATTATTCAGAATTGTATTTGGCATATTGAAAAATTTGGAATTGATGGTGTTCGTCTTGATACGTATACTTATAATGATTTAGATTTTGCAAATCGTTGCAATAAAGCGATTATGGATGAGTTTCCGAAAATGACTATTTATGGAGAAGTTATGGTTCATGGTGTGGCCAATCAGGCGTATTTTGAACAAAATAATATAGACGCAACTTTTAAAAGTAATTTGCCATCGGTGGTAGATTTCCAAAGTTTGTATTACGGAATAATTCCTGCTTTGACAGAACCTTTTGGTTGGACAACAGGTGTCAACAGATTGTATTATACTTTGAGCAGTGATTTTTTAAGTAAAAATTCAATGCAGAAAGTATTATTGTTGGACAATCATGATGAGCCTCGTTTCTTTTCAGTGGTAGGTGAGAATGTCGAAAAGCAAAAGATAGGATTTCAATGGTTATTGACTTGTAGAGGAGTTCCGCAATTGTATTACGGGTCTGAAGTTTTAGTAAAAGGATTTAAAGCACCCGATGGTTTGGTTCGTGCCGATTTTCCTGGCGGATGGAAAGAAGATACAAAAAATGCCTTTACAGGAAAAGGAATGACTGATGATGAAAAATCAACTCAGGAATTAGTTCGTAAACTGGCAAATTTTAGAAAAAATGCATCGGCTCTTAAAACAGGTAAAATGATGCAGTATATTCCTGTTGATGGTTTGTATGTTTATTTTAGATATGACGAAAATCAAACTATTATGTGTGTTATGAATGCCAGTAATTCCGAAAAAGAGATTGATTTTCAGAAATACGATGAAAGAACTACTGGATTCAAATCTGCAAAAAATGTAGTTACAGATGAAGTTTTACCATCATTGGATAAGAGAATTATTCCTGCGATGAAAATGTGGGTATTGGAATTGAATAAATAA
- a CDS encoding LytTR family DNA-binding domain-containing protein, which produces MTPTRINCIIIEDELPASIVLEMHISKFDFLDLKGKFMSTNTALNVLKTQKIDLLFLDINLPGKSGIEFAKSLPKDIGIIFTTANPQYAVEGFELEAIDYLLKPISFERFSKAIDKYCKIQKTNQKIDQLEQTETERHFVFVKCERKMLKLYLDEIVYFESQGNYLLIHTEKDCFKTHQSITEMIEKLPEGLFCRIHRSFLITLKKVTKFNSRSVTIKNKILPIGRLYSTETITLLQSFVKN; this is translated from the coding sequence ATGACGCCAACTAGAATCAATTGCATTATTATAGAAGACGAACTCCCCGCATCAATTGTACTTGAAATGCATATTTCTAAATTTGATTTTTTGGATTTAAAAGGAAAATTCATGAGTACAAACACAGCATTGAATGTTTTGAAAACTCAAAAAATAGATTTACTTTTTTTAGATATTAATTTACCTGGAAAATCAGGAATTGAATTTGCAAAATCTTTACCAAAAGATATTGGAATTATTTTCACAACAGCCAATCCACAATACGCAGTAGAAGGATTTGAATTAGAAGCAATTGATTATTTATTGAAACCTATTTCGTTCGAAAGGTTTTCAAAAGCGATTGACAAATATTGTAAAATCCAGAAAACAAATCAGAAAATAGATCAATTAGAACAAACTGAAACTGAACGTCATTTTGTTTTTGTAAAATGCGAAAGAAAAATGCTCAAACTTTATTTGGACGAGATTGTCTATTTTGAATCACAAGGCAACTATTTACTAATCCATACCGAAAAGGATTGTTTCAAAACCCACCAATCAATTACAGAGATGATTGAAAAATTACCCGAAGGATTATTTTGCAGAATTCATCGCTCTTTCTTGATTACTCTGAAAAAAGTAACAAAATTCAATAGCCGTTCTGTAACTATCAAAAATAAAATTTTACCGATTGGTCGATTGTACAGTACCGAAACGATTACTTTATTACAATCGTTTGTAAAAAACTAG
- the rplM gene encoding 50S ribosomal protein L13: protein MNALSYKTISATKANSTKEWIVVDADGHNLGRLASKVAMILRGKYKPSYTPHVDCGDNVIVINSEKINLTGNKLDEKTYIRHTGYPGGQRTLTAKVLQAKNPALLVEKAVKGMLPKNKLGAELFRNLNVVVGSEHKQGAQKPRTVNLNDLK, encoded by the coding sequence GTGAACGCATTAAGCTACAAGACAATTTCAGCAACAAAAGCCAATTCTACAAAAGAATGGATTGTTGTAGACGCTGATGGTCATAACTTAGGACGTCTTGCTTCAAAAGTCGCTATGATTTTAAGAGGTAAGTACAAACCAAGTTACACACCACACGTAGACTGTGGAGATAACGTAATTGTTATCAACTCAGAAAAAATCAACCTTACAGGTAACAAACTAGACGAGAAAACTTACATCCGTCACACTGGTTACCCTGGAGGACAAAGAACTTTAACTGCTAAAGTATTGCAAGCAAAAAACCCTGCATTATTAGTAGAAAAAGCGGTAAAAGGTATGTTACCTAAAAATAAATTAGGAGCAGAACTTTTTAGAAATTTAAATGTTGTTGTAGGATCTGAGCACAAACAAGGAGCTCAAAAACCTAGAACTGTTAACCTAAACGATCTTAAGTAA
- a CDS encoding LacI family DNA-binding transcriptional regulator: MKAKATLKQIAKELNVSVSTVSKALNDSPEISEQTKIRIKEYAKLKNYKPNVIGLNLKNRKTKTIGVIIPNILNSFFAKVFSGIEKVADERGYNVIMCISNESLDKEAHTMEMLSNGTIDGFVLSISEEAQKLHDYSHFNSIINDGTPIVMFDRTTDEVECDKVIVDDFDSGQNATQHLIDLGCKNIALISSSNNLSVGKLRAEGYLKALELNNIEINENIIIRTESESDHDLAEKINELYSNNLIDGVFALEENDSVAALKVGVKKGYKIPKDLKIIGFADGILASRRLSPSLTTVSQHGIEIGEEAVRLLIDRLESKDEHKPYETVVIKTKLKERESTK; this comes from the coding sequence ATGAAAGCAAAAGCAACATTAAAACAAATTGCAAAAGAACTTAATGTTTCGGTATCTACTGTTTCTAAAGCGCTTAATGATAGTCCCGAAATTAGTGAACAAACTAAAATTAGAATTAAAGAATACGCCAAATTAAAAAACTACAAACCCAATGTTATTGGTTTAAATCTTAAAAACCGAAAAACTAAGACGATTGGAGTTATTATACCTAATATATTGAACTCTTTTTTTGCAAAGGTTTTTAGTGGTATAGAGAAAGTGGCAGACGAAAGGGGTTATAATGTGATTATGTGTATATCTAATGAGTCTTTAGATAAAGAGGCTCATACTATGGAGATGTTGAGTAATGGGACTATTGATGGTTTTGTTTTGTCTATTTCTGAAGAAGCACAAAAATTGCATGATTACAGTCATTTTAATTCTATTATAAATGATGGGACACCTATAGTAATGTTTGATAGAACAACAGATGAAGTTGAATGTGATAAAGTGATTGTTGATGATTTTGATTCAGGTCAAAATGCGACACAGCACTTGATTGATTTAGGGTGTAAAAACATTGCCTTAATTTCTTCTTCAAATAATTTAAGTGTTGGTAAATTAAGGGCTGAAGGGTATTTAAAAGCCTTGGAACTAAATAATATCGAAATCAATGAAAATATTATTATTCGAACTGAATCAGAATCAGATCATGATTTAGCAGAGAAGATTAATGAGTTATATTCTAATAATTTGATTGATGGAGTTTTTGCATTGGAAGAAAACGATTCGGTAGCAGCTTTAAAAGTTGGGGTAAAGAAAGGATATAAAATCCCTAAAGATTTAAAAATTATAGGTTTTGCTGATGGAATTCTCGCTTCCAGAAGATTGTCACCAAGTTTAACAACAGTTAGTCAGCATGGAATTGAGATTGGTGAAGAAGCGGTAAGATTACTAATCGATAGATTAGAATCAAAAGACGAACACAAACCTTATGAAACGGTAGTTATCAAAACAAAATTAAAAGAAAGAGAGTCTACTAAATAA
- a CDS encoding PQQ-binding-like beta-propeller repeat protein — protein sequence MNRWYLVCVLLVFLVVNNSDVFGQQDKTMAISPFQNHVFKGGKYNPLGNLKWAFKTKGKIFSSPIVDRGIVYIGSEDGYLYAIEEKTGKLHWKFQTGGAVHSSPAIFKNMVYIGSFDGYYYAIDTKTGNLKWKFKTGGEQWSGEKSFLGMKPVDMYMEDLWDFFLSTPVINSEGKEPRIFFGSSDGNVYALNANTGELRWKFKTNGSIHCSPVLNKKTLYIGSWDANLYAIDIETGKERWKFETGTQTGFKGIESSVAVADGMVYFGARDPFLFAVNAETGKLFWKYDAAYSWILSSAVVVDGVVYVGTSDTFLLLGLDAKSGKEVFKFKANGYIYSSPAIMGETAYFGDFTGDFFAVHIKDSNKESSVFSTEGRKEFAPDILNNNLIDFSYAAKGADLSMYDVNKTIMDQFYKLGSIVSSPFIANNTVYFGSADGNCYAIELKE from the coding sequence ATGAATAGATGGTACTTAGTATGTGTATTACTGGTTTTTTTAGTAGTTAATAATTCAGATGTTTTTGGTCAGCAAGACAAAACAATGGCAATTAGTCCATTTCAGAACCATGTTTTTAAAGGTGGAAAATATAATCCTTTAGGCAATCTTAAATGGGCTTTTAAAACCAAAGGAAAGATTTTTTCATCTCCTATTGTTGATCGTGGAATTGTTTATATAGGTAGCGAAGATGGTTATCTTTATGCTATTGAGGAAAAGACTGGAAAACTGCATTGGAAATTCCAAACGGGCGGAGCTGTACATAGTTCTCCAGCAATTTTCAAAAACATGGTTTACATAGGTAGTTTTGATGGATATTATTATGCTATTGATACCAAAACAGGTAATTTGAAATGGAAGTTTAAAACGGGTGGTGAGCAATGGTCTGGTGAAAAAAGTTTTTTAGGCATGAAACCTGTTGACATGTATATGGAAGATTTATGGGATTTCTTTTTGTCAACTCCAGTCATAAATTCTGAGGGCAAAGAACCTAGAATATTTTTTGGAAGCAGTGATGGAAATGTATATGCTCTCAATGCTAATACAGGAGAACTGAGATGGAAATTTAAAACAAATGGTTCAATTCACTGCAGCCCTGTTCTTAATAAAAAGACTTTGTATATTGGGAGTTGGGATGCTAATTTGTATGCGATAGATATAGAAACCGGAAAAGAACGTTGGAAGTTTGAAACTGGAACACAAACTGGTTTTAAAGGAATTGAATCAAGTGTAGCGGTTGCCGATGGTATGGTTTATTTTGGAGCTCGTGATCCTTTTTTATTTGCTGTTAATGCCGAAACAGGGAAACTGTTCTGGAAATATGATGCCGCTTATTCATGGATTTTAAGTTCGGCGGTTGTGGTTGATGGTGTGGTATATGTTGGCACTTCTGATACTTTTTTGCTGTTGGGATTGGATGCCAAAAGTGGAAAGGAAGTGTTTAAGTTTAAGGCAAACGGTTATATATATTCCTCTCCAGCTATAATGGGCGAAACAGCTTATTTTGGAGATTTCACTGGTGACTTTTTTGCTGTACATATTAAAGATTCAAATAAAGAATCAAGTGTTTTTAGTACTGAAGGTAGAAAGGAATTTGCCCCAGACATTCTCAATAACAATCTAATTGACTTTTCGTATGCTGCTAAGGGAGCTGATCTTTCCATGTATGATGTTAATAAAACGATTATGGATCAATTTTATAAATTAGGTTCTATTGTTTCTTCCCCTTTTATAGCTAATAATACTGTTTATTTTGGAAGCGCTGATGGTAATTGTTATGCTATTGAATTGAAAGAATAA
- the rpsI gene encoding 30S ribosomal protein S9 — MGVIHKIGRRKTAVARVYVSEGTGVIVVNKKPFATYFPTATLQYKVLQPLSMTENASNFDVKVNVYGGGSTGQAEAVRMALARVMCEVNAENRGILKPEGLLTRDPRMVERKKFGQKKARKRFQFSKR, encoded by the coding sequence ATGGGAGTTATTCACAAAATCGGTAGAAGAAAAACCGCTGTTGCACGTGTTTATGTTTCTGAAGGAACAGGAGTTATCGTTGTAAACAAAAAACCATTCGCAACTTATTTCCCAACTGCAACTTTACAATACAAAGTTTTGCAACCTTTGTCTATGACAGAAAATGCATCAAACTTTGACGTAAAAGTAAACGTTTATGGAGGTGGTTCAACTGGTCAAGCAGAAGCTGTAAGAATGGCATTAGCACGTGTTATGTGTGAAGTAAATGCTGAAAACAGAGGTATCTTGAAACCAGAAGGTTTATTAACTAGAGATCCAAGAATGGTTGAACGTAAGAAATTCGGTCAGAAGAAAGCTCGTAAGAGATTCCAATTCTCTAAACGTTAA
- a CDS encoding sensor histidine kinase gives MYVFYWLGYILLFSLIQGLPTADFWRALSNECYSVLPRILFVLLIVEIAMPFIFFKKKKTLFLFIYIFSILFFAFIQRLIDNYIIIAFNLTEWKAESLLYAPAYLYNVIKLQFVVTIPLSIKLVYYLAEEKNRVQSILTEKLQSELFSLRNQFHPHFLFNVLNSLYSKILSKSDDSADIVLKISDFLRYSVYDVNTKYIPLAKEIEYLKNYISLQQLRFDNRLELSFSINGSIENQFIEPFLILPFIENSFKYCLDDINYQAWITISISTSDEWLVFKIENSLPPDFIKNKNSNNPYSGVGIINVKRRLELLYPDQHLLTIKNEEDSFFVSLKIKTNDAN, from the coding sequence ATGTATGTATTCTATTGGTTAGGATATATCTTGTTGTTCAGCTTAATTCAAGGTTTACCAACTGCCGATTTTTGGAGAGCATTATCCAATGAATGTTATAGTGTACTACCTAGAATATTATTTGTTTTACTGATTGTCGAAATAGCAATGCCTTTTATATTCTTTAAAAAGAAAAAGACACTCTTCCTTTTCATTTACATTTTTTCAATCCTGTTCTTTGCCTTCATTCAGCGATTAATTGACAATTATATTATCATTGCTTTCAATTTAACCGAATGGAAAGCCGAATCATTATTATATGCACCCGCCTACTTATATAATGTGATCAAATTGCAATTTGTTGTTACTATTCCATTGTCTATAAAATTGGTTTATTATCTTGCTGAAGAGAAAAACAGAGTTCAGTCAATACTGACCGAAAAACTGCAATCCGAATTATTTTCATTACGAAACCAATTTCATCCACATTTTTTGTTCAATGTTCTTAATAGTTTATATTCCAAAATTCTGAGTAAATCAGATGATTCTGCCGACATTGTACTTAAAATCTCAGACTTTCTTAGGTATTCTGTTTATGATGTAAATACTAAATACATTCCTTTAGCAAAAGAAATAGAGTATTTAAAAAACTACATTTCACTACAACAATTGCGATTTGACAACCGACTTGAACTAAGTTTCAGCATTAATGGAAGTATCGAGAATCAGTTTATAGAGCCTTTTTTAATTCTTCCTTTTATTGAAAACAGTTTCAAATACTGCCTAGATGACATCAATTATCAAGCCTGGATTACGATCTCTATTAGTACATCTGATGAATGGTTGGTCTTTAAAATTGAAAATAGTTTACCCCCAGATTTTATCAAAAATAAAAATAGTAACAATCCTTATAGTGGAGTTGGGATAATCAATGTAAAAAGAAGATTGGAATTACTTTACCCCGATCAACATCTTTTAACCATTAAAAACGAAGAAGATTCTTTTTTTGTTTCTTTAAAAATAAAAACAAATGACGCCAACTAG
- a CDS encoding DUF5916 domain-containing protein has protein sequence MLLSLVFQMSFGQQAPKVARKVYTTKALGTLAPPVIDGLLTDTSWDIVDWTGDFIENLPDENTEPLEQTKFKVVYDSEFIYFGFRCYDKDPKGIVKRLSRRDGFEGDWIEINISSHNDQLTAFSFAGSVAGVKSDGFISDNGKTWEGNWNPIWYLKTNVDEEGWTAEIKIPLSQLKFSDAPEQVWGLESTRRYFRTEERSVWQRIPLDAPGWVSEFGELHGLIGLSPKRQIEIQPFLLSKLETYPPQEGNPYKDGNDFKINGGLDAKIGITNDLTLNMTINPDFGQVEADPAAIALDGFQIFYEERRPFFVENKNIFDYIFADNQDNLFYSRRIGGNPHSIPTVSDQAFVSMPDNTTILGAAKFSGKTKSGWSIGVLESVTKNEFAEILEDGNKKEELVEPFTNYLVTRVQKDFNNRNSYIGGIFTATNRNVDENNLNFIHKSAYTSGIDFMHNWKNRKYYFKGNAVMSQVNGSKEAITITQRSITHLFQRVDAENVSVDPERTSLTGTGGKFEIGKASVGSWRYHASFIWRSPELELNDIGFLRQADDIKQYSFLSYETLKPFGQFRKVTTQFEQFSNFDFDGNYNKMNYTVTSNAILRNNWSAIASVIYKPVNYSNSILQGGPRFRYSEEFFKSISITSDSRKKFKYNGFIYDGQGKDNSFSYREFGLGIIYQPVNAFTFSLSPGFSVNKNKLQYITESRFNGEARYITGNLDQNTLSASIRLDYNINPNLTIQYYGQPFISKGKYNHLNKVVNPLADYYGDRVSLYNTNQINFDEANNNYKIDEDIDGTVDYNIHNPDFSVAQFQSNLVVRWEYIPGSELFLVWSQAITSNDITNENLFNELNSQILGSKPTNIFLIKMTYRFML, from the coding sequence TTGTTATTGTCGCTCGTCTTTCAAATGAGTTTTGGGCAACAAGCTCCTAAAGTTGCCAGAAAAGTTTACACCACAAAAGCATTAGGAACTCTTGCGCCTCCAGTTATAGATGGACTTCTAACGGATACGAGTTGGGATATTGTAGATTGGACTGGGGATTTTATAGAAAATCTTCCAGATGAGAATACAGAACCTCTTGAACAAACTAAGTTTAAAGTGGTGTATGATTCTGAATTCATTTATTTTGGATTTCGATGTTATGACAAAGACCCGAAAGGAATTGTAAAAAGATTATCGAGAAGAGACGGTTTTGAAGGCGATTGGATTGAAATAAACATTAGCAGTCATAACGATCAGCTCACAGCCTTTTCTTTTGCGGGATCTGTTGCAGGAGTAAAAAGCGATGGTTTTATTTCAGATAACGGAAAAACTTGGGAAGGAAACTGGAATCCAATTTGGTATTTAAAAACCAATGTAGATGAGGAAGGCTGGACCGCGGAAATCAAAATTCCGTTAAGTCAGCTAAAGTTTAGTGATGCTCCAGAACAAGTTTGGGGATTGGAATCCACCAGAAGATATTTTAGAACTGAAGAACGCTCGGTTTGGCAACGTATTCCTCTTGATGCTCCTGGATGGGTGAGTGAGTTTGGAGAATTACACGGTTTGATTGGTTTGTCTCCAAAACGACAAATTGAAATACAGCCGTTTTTACTTTCTAAATTAGAAACCTATCCGCCTCAAGAAGGAAATCCGTATAAAGACGGAAACGATTTTAAAATAAATGGAGGTTTGGATGCAAAGATTGGTATAACCAATGATTTAACTTTAAATATGACTATTAATCCTGATTTTGGTCAGGTAGAAGCCGATCCTGCTGCAATTGCACTGGATGGTTTTCAGATTTTTTATGAGGAACGTCGGCCGTTTTTCGTAGAGAACAAAAATATATTCGACTATATCTTTGCTGATAATCAGGATAATTTATTTTATTCCCGCAGAATTGGGGGTAATCCTCACAGTATTCCAACTGTTTCAGATCAAGCTTTTGTTTCAATGCCTGATAATACAACTATTTTGGGAGCAGCGAAATTTAGTGGTAAAACTAAAAGTGGCTGGTCTATAGGTGTACTTGAAAGTGTAACTAAAAATGAATTTGCAGAAATTTTAGAAGATGGTAATAAAAAGGAGGAATTAGTAGAACCTTTTACCAATTATTTAGTTACCAGAGTACAAAAGGATTTTAATAATCGGAATAGTTATATAGGAGGAATTTTTACTGCTACAAATCGAAATGTTGATGAAAATAATCTCAATTTTATTCATAAATCAGCCTATACATCGGGGATTGATTTTATGCACAATTGGAAGAATAGAAAATACTATTTTAAAGGAAATGCTGTAATGAGCCAAGTCAACGGTAGTAAAGAAGCAATAACAATTACTCAACGAAGTATAACACATTTGTTTCAAAGAGTCGATGCGGAAAATGTTTCAGTTGATCCTGAAAGAACATCATTAACGGGAACAGGAGGTAAATTCGAAATTGGAAAAGCAAGCGTTGGAAGCTGGCGATATCATGCGTCATTTATTTGGAGATCTCCCGAATTGGAATTAAACGATATTGGCTTTTTGCGTCAGGCTGATGATATTAAACAATATTCATTTTTATCGTATGAAACTTTAAAACCATTTGGGCAATTTAGAAAAGTAACGACACAGTTTGAGCAATTTTCAAATTTTGACTTTGATGGGAATTATAATAAAATGAACTATACTGTCACTTCGAATGCAATTTTAAGAAATAATTGGAGTGCCATTGCATCAGTAATTTATAAGCCTGTAAACTATTCCAATTCTATTTTGCAAGGCGGACCAAGATTTCGCTATTCCGAAGAGTTTTTTAAATCGATTAGTATTACATCTGATAGCAGAAAAAAATTCAAGTATAATGGATTTATTTATGACGGTCAAGGAAAGGACAATTCATTTTCTTATAGAGAATTTGGTTTGGGAATTATTTACCAGCCTGTGAATGCTTTTACTTTTTCTTTGAGCCCTGGTTTTTCTGTCAATAAAAATAAATTACAATACATTACCGAATCCAGATTTAATGGTGAAGCGAGGTATATTACGGGTAATTTAGATCAAAATACACTGAGCGCATCTATTCGATTGGATTATAATATTAATCCGAATTTAACCATTCAATATTATGGACAGCCTTTTATTTCAAAAGGGAAATATAATCATCTTAATAAAGTAGTTAATCCTTTGGCAGATTATTATGGAGATAGAGTAAGTCTGTATAATACAAATCAGATTAATTTTGATGAAGCTAATAATAACTATAAAATAGATGAGGATATCGATGGTACTGTAGATTACAATATTCATAATCCTGATTTTTCCGTTGCACAATTTCAATCTAATTTAGTGGTACGTTGGGAATATATTCCTGGCTCAGAGTTGTTTTTAGTTTGGTCACAAGCCATAACATCTAATGATATTACCAACGAAAATTTATTTAATGAATTGAATTCACAAATACTTGGAAGCAAACCTACCAATATCTTTTTGATAAAAATGACTTATCGGTTTATGTTGTAG
- the rpsB gene encoding 30S ribosomal protein S2, with amino-acid sequence MSNKVEVKELLEAGVHFGHMTRKWDPNMAPYIYMERNGIHIINLYKTAAKIEEANDALKKIAASGRKILFVATKKQAKDIVADKAKAANMPYITERWPGGMLTNFVTIRKAVKKMATIDKMKKDGTFMTLSKKERLQVDRLRAKLEKNLGSIADMSRLPAALFVVDIKAEHIAIKEAQKLNIPVFAMVDTNSDPREVDYVIPANDDASKSIDKILSLVTASIIDGLANRTSDKETDTTEVVADTEAPVAEVAAVEAPAAPATEE; translated from the coding sequence ATGTCAAACAAAGTAGAAGTAAAAGAATTACTAGAAGCAGGTGTTCATTTTGGACACATGACTAGAAAATGGGATCCAAATATGGCTCCTTACATTTATATGGAGCGTAATGGTATACACATTATCAACCTATATAAAACTGCAGCAAAAATCGAAGAAGCTAATGACGCTTTGAAAAAAATCGCTGCATCAGGTAGAAAAATATTATTTGTTGCTACCAAAAAACAAGCAAAAGACATCGTTGCTGATAAAGCAAAAGCTGCAAACATGCCTTACATCACTGAAAGATGGCCTGGTGGAATGCTAACTAACTTCGTAACTATCCGTAAAGCTGTTAAAAAAATGGCTACTATTGATAAAATGAAGAAAGATGGTACATTCATGACACTTTCTAAAAAAGAGCGTTTACAAGTTGATCGTCTTCGTGCTAAACTAGAGAAAAACTTAGGTTCAATCGCAGATATGTCTAGACTTCCTGCAGCATTGTTCGTAGTAGATATCAAAGCTGAACACATCGCAATAAAAGAAGCTCAAAAATTAAACATTCCAGTTTTTGCAATGGTTGATACTAACTCTGATCCACGTGAAGTAGATTATGTTATCCCTGCAAATGATGATGCTTCTAAATCAATTGATAAAATTTTATCTTTAGTAACTGCTTCAATTATTGATGGTCTTGCAAACAGAACATCTGATAAAGAAACTGATACTACTGAAGTTGTTGCTGACACTGAAGCTCCTGTAGCTGAAGTAGCAGCAGTTGAAGCTCCTGCAGCTCCAGCAACTGAAGAATAA